The Syngnathus typhle isolate RoL2023-S1 ecotype Sweden linkage group LG16, RoL_Styp_1.0, whole genome shotgun sequence genome includes a region encoding these proteins:
- the prph2la gene encoding photoreceptor outer segment membrane glycoprotein 2: MAVLKVTFTKTKRDKLAQVLWILNWISVVTGVILFSLGLFLKVELNKRWELMADTDIQYVPNMLISVGLIACAINFLGGKICYDCVDTAKFLRWKLIMLPYIVCTFFFTFCVLVGALMCYTMHWELDESLREGLSKAMKYYKDTDTPGRCFLKRAVDMLQIEFQCCGNKAYTDWSRIQWISNRYLDMSHKDVADRLRSNVEGKYLMDGVPFSCCNINSPRPCIQQQVSNNSAHFNYDHQTEQLNLWTKGCHQALLDHYSGIVQSIGLTVLITWLFELSVLTGVRYLQTSLENMLRLGDPECDSDGWLLENSFIETARSNLNIIKTLSKNNHVDTANNGDPNINVPSTSKAHYGPDSVPPKQIPVTS, translated from the exons ATGGCTGTTTTGAAAGTGACCTTTACCAAGACCAAGAGGGACAAACTAGCTCAGGTCCTTTGGATCCTAAATTGGATCTCAGTGGTGACAGGCGTGATCCTCTTCAGCCTGGGCCTCTTCCTAAAGGTGGAGCTCAACAAGCGGTGGGAGCTGATGGCCGACACGGACATTCAGTACGTCCCTAACATGCTCATATCTGTCGGCCTCATTGCCTGTGCCATTAACTTCCTGGGCGGGAAGATCTGCTATGACTGCGTCGACACGGCCAAGTTCCTCCGCTGGAAGCTAATCATGCTGCCCTACATTGTATGTACCTTCTTCTTCACCTTCTGCGTGCTGGTGGGGGCTCTCATGTGCTACACCATGCACTGGGAGCTGGATGAGTCCCTGAGAGAAGGCCTGAGCAAGGCCATGAAGTACTACAAGGACACGGACACACCGGGACGATGCTTCCTGAAGCGTGCCGTGGACATGCTACAGATAGAGTTCCAGTGCTGCGGCAACAAGGCTTACACAGACTGGTCCCGAATCCAATGGATCAGCAACCGCTACCTGGACATGTCTCACAAAGATGTGGCTGA TCGCCTGAGGAGCAACGTGGAAGGCAAGTACCTGATGGACGGCGTCCCCTTCAGCTGTTGCAACATCAACTCCCCGCGGCCGTGCATCCAGCAGCAGGTTAGCAACAACTCGGCCCACTTCAACTATGACCACCAAACAGAGCAGCTCAACCTGTGGACCAAAGGGTGTCACCAGGCTCTCTTGGACCACTACAGCGGCATCGTGCAGTCCATCGGCCTCACTGTCCTCATCACTTGGCTCTTTGAG CTGTCAGTGTTGACAGGCGTGCGTTACCTCCAGACATCCTTAGAGAACATGTTGAGACTTGGAGACCCCGAGTGCGATTCGGACGGCTGGCTGCTGGAGAACAGCTTCATTGAAACAGCTCGAAGTAACCTGAACATCATCAAGACCCTCAGTAAAAATAACCACGTGGATACCGCCAACAACGGGGACCCCAACATCAACGTACCCTCCACTTCCAAAGCTCACTATGGGCCGGACAGCGTGCCTCCAAAGCAAATACCTGTAACCAGCTGA